The Vampirovibrio chlorellavorus genome has a segment encoding these proteins:
- a CDS encoding ankyrin repeat domain-containing protein — protein sequence MISLPPSLFRQASSPRRPDGAPKLLFQGASSAPKKSSPPQDTFQSSRGDEPHEGSRATSPAPDRESLDNAACDRDNDSLSRFLQTMGYLPPQLGHGNNKAAGLNPNFSNEFGDTLLMLAAGMGNAEVTRQLVALGGQVNAQNASFKNYTPLIMAVLAKAPDCVEALMQSPELDLNLADTEGNPPLAYAVVVNQPEIVDILLQKGANPNQANYDGLTPLAQACGLESLSILEKLLAAKADPNRVDLDGDTPLLIATARGNHKMVEALLKAKANPNHWNDFGMGPLGFAMIQQNESLARLLLEHGAQPDAMSNLGHTLLTELCRMDVPEAVALSLSLGVDVNQPDFYGVTPLKQAILHNQPRVVAKLLAAPDLTERSDIERGWQALKGQDALSEQACEALSSYLTAPFFVNPLRENPGLNLGPLFSRFARVSHNFRTNPQLMAFRQQSPEGYRQYCAQYLIDLMHPPDADEHETAESSSGHFQGPLPPTTPTTPTAQAESRQTLPRMVAGTHALQTPLNSRRIRENLERRLSELKQERPAYWRQMRADELYRLFNNHEAIQAARQDHPQDYLLASKAFLGLMMHCFAEMDENPLLTRRLTPKSYQRFFRAELTHMLNKKQLHPLLSDFELHSLLTLP from the coding sequence ATGATTTCGCTTCCGCCCAGCCTGTTTCGTCAAGCCAGCTCACCCCGCCGCCCCGATGGCGCACCGAAGCTGTTGTTTCAGGGCGCTTCCAGTGCCCCCAAAAAGTCGTCGCCGCCACAAGATACGTTTCAGTCCAGCCGGGGGGACGAGCCCCACGAGGGCTCCCGGGCTACCTCTCCGGCGCCGGATCGGGAGTCGCTGGACAATGCGGCCTGTGACCGTGACAATGACTCCCTCTCCCGTTTTTTGCAGACCATGGGCTACCTGCCCCCGCAGCTCGGCCACGGAAATAATAAAGCGGCGGGACTAAACCCCAATTTCTCCAATGAGTTCGGGGATACCTTGCTGATGCTGGCCGCCGGTATGGGCAATGCCGAGGTGACCCGGCAGCTGGTGGCTCTGGGCGGACAGGTGAATGCTCAAAACGCCTCTTTCAAGAACTACACCCCGCTGATTATGGCTGTTCTGGCCAAGGCCCCGGACTGTGTCGAAGCGTTAATGCAATCCCCCGAGCTGGATTTGAATCTGGCGGATACGGAGGGGAACCCGCCGCTGGCCTATGCGGTGGTGGTCAATCAGCCCGAGATTGTGGACATTTTGCTCCAAAAGGGGGCCAATCCCAATCAGGCCAACTACGATGGCCTGACCCCACTGGCGCAGGCCTGTGGGCTTGAAAGCCTGAGTATTCTTGAAAAACTGCTGGCGGCCAAAGCCGATCCCAATCGGGTTGACCTGGACGGGGATACCCCCCTGTTGATTGCCACGGCCCGAGGCAATCACAAGATGGTAGAGGCCCTGTTAAAGGCCAAGGCCAACCCCAATCACTGGAATGACTTTGGCATGGGCCCCCTTGGTTTCGCCATGATTCAGCAGAATGAGAGCCTGGCCCGGCTTTTGCTGGAACACGGCGCCCAGCCGGATGCCATGAGCAATCTGGGACATACCCTGCTGACGGAATTATGCCGGATGGACGTCCCGGAGGCCGTGGCGTTGTCGCTATCCCTGGGGGTGGATGTCAACCAGCCGGATTTCTATGGCGTGACCCCCTTGAAGCAGGCCATTCTGCACAATCAGCCCCGGGTGGTGGCCAAATTACTGGCAGCGCCCGATTTGACAGAACGGAGTGATATTGAACGAGGCTGGCAGGCCTTAAAAGGCCAGGACGCTCTCTCCGAGCAGGCCTGTGAGGCTTTGTCCAGCTACCTGACCGCCCCTTTCTTTGTGAACCCTTTGAGAGAGAACCCCGGGCTCAATCTGGGCCCCCTCTTCAGCCGGTTCGCCCGGGTCAGCCACAATTTTCGAACCAATCCACAGCTGATGGCCTTCCGGCAGCAATCTCCCGAGGGGTACAGGCAATACTGCGCCCAGTACCTGATTGATTTGATGCACCCCCCGGACGCGGATGAGCATGAGACTGCTGAAAGCTCTTCTGGTCATTTTCAGGGCCCCTTGCCCCCCACCACCCCCACGACCCCCACGGCACAGGCGGAATCTCGCCAGACGCTCCCCCGGATGGTGGCAGGCACTCACGCCCTGCAGACTCCGTTGAATTCCCGCCGAATCCGGGAGAATCTGGAGCGCCGTCTTTCCGAGCTGAAGCAGGAGCGACCGGCTTACTGGCGGCAAATGCGCGCGGATGAACTTTACCGGCTGTTTAATAATCATGAGGCCATTCAGGCGGCCCGACAGGATCATCCCCAGGATTACCTGCTGGCCAGCAAGGCCTTTTTGGGCTTGATGATGCACTGCTTTGCGGAGATGGATGAAAATCCGCTGTTGACCCGCAGATTAACCCCAAAGAGCTATCAACGGTTTTTCAGGGCGGAGCTGACCCATATGCTGAACAAGAAACAGTTGCATCCCTTGTTGAGCGATTTTGAGCTGCATAGCCTGTTGACGCTGCCCTGA
- a CDS encoding ankyrin repeat domain-containing protein, producing the protein MFSNVDSRVGSGWLRPASAPRISAPVSLTVSPSATFPPASGDSRTSALLRFAGPSEALCLAAQNGDFRRLRSCLRAGFNPDFADSLGNRILHYAAEYQDREAVQALIGAGAQVDALDGSFHRRSPLMIAARRGALDLVNPLLQAGANLELPDKVYGCRPLHHAAIGGHVAVVKALLDAGALVTAKDYKGATPLQLAQRKGHTEVAQLLTQAEAASLPSFPVPFPGFPLLPLVFPESIFGAKRPRPGDE; encoded by the coding sequence ATGTTTTCAAACGTTGATTCCAGAGTCGGTAGCGGTTGGTTGCGCCCTGCCTCGGCTCCTCGTATTTCTGCCCCGGTTTCTCTCACGGTTTCTCCATCCGCCACTTTTCCACCAGCCTCGGGAGATTCCAGAACTTCCGCCCTACTACGGTTTGCCGGGCCATCGGAAGCGCTTTGCCTTGCCGCCCAAAATGGGGATTTTCGTCGACTGAGGTCGTGCCTGCGGGCAGGGTTTAATCCTGATTTTGCGGACTCTCTGGGAAACCGAATCCTGCACTATGCCGCCGAATATCAAGACAGAGAGGCGGTGCAGGCATTGATCGGGGCAGGGGCTCAGGTGGATGCGCTGGATGGCAGTTTTCACCGCAGAAGTCCGCTGATGATTGCCGCTCGCCGGGGGGCGTTGGATCTGGTGAATCCCCTGCTTCAGGCTGGCGCCAACCTGGAATTGCCGGATAAGGTGTATGGCTGCCGTCCCCTGCATCATGCCGCTATTGGCGGGCATGTGGCGGTGGTGAAAGCGTTGCTGGATGCCGGTGCGCTGGTTACCGCCAAGGATTACAAAGGGGCCACGCCGTTGCAATTGGCCCAGCGGAAGGGGCATACCGAAGTCGCTCAACTGCTGACTCAGGCCGAAGCCGCTAGTCTACCGTCTTTTCCGGTGCCTTTTCCGGGGTTTCCCCTGCTGCCCCTTGTTTTCCCTGAGTCTATTTTTGGGGCCAAGCGCCCCCGACCTGGTGATGAATGA
- a CDS encoding GNAT family N-acetyltransferase, giving the protein MSPVCQLTTPEALARHAPGIRHLLRLHRDTLLDDASRSDSLTEDVELLWQNTAACMPWLWVFVQPDGSISAIGALSDIQPGRHAFLHGISHPAFRGAGCVAQTLGPLLQTAFDELALIKVKAEVETHNRGATGFCRRFGFQREALFRQDIAVSGLLRDVAVYSLSATRYREMMRPRMLSQSPKRADPRNHQPH; this is encoded by the coding sequence ATGAGCCCGGTTTGTCAGTTGACCACACCCGAAGCACTGGCCCGCCACGCCCCGGGCATTCGCCACTTGCTGCGCCTGCACCGGGACACCTTGCTGGATGACGCCAGCCGCAGTGACAGTCTGACGGAGGATGTGGAACTCCTGTGGCAGAACACGGCGGCCTGCATGCCCTGGCTGTGGGTGTTCGTGCAACCCGATGGCAGCATCAGCGCCATTGGAGCGCTGTCCGATATACAACCGGGACGGCACGCCTTTTTGCACGGGATCAGCCATCCGGCTTTTCGAGGAGCGGGCTGCGTGGCCCAAACCCTGGGTCCCCTGCTGCAAACCGCTTTTGACGAGTTGGCGCTGATCAAGGTGAAGGCCGAAGTGGAGACCCACAACCGGGGGGCCACGGGCTTTTGCAGACGCTTTGGCTTTCAGCGGGAGGCTCTGTTCCGGCAGGATATTGCCGTGAGCGGCCTGCTGCGAGACGTGGCCGTTTACAGCCTTAGCGCCACGCGCTACCGGGAGATGATGCGGCCCCGGATGTTATCCCAATCGCCCAAACGCGCTGATCCCCGAAATCATCAGCCGCATTAA
- a CDS encoding acyltransferase: MLKTDLPYFVHESSYVDEPSQIGEGTAIWHFSHILSHVTIGKRCKIGQNVVIGPKVALGNNVKIQNNVSVYAGVTLEDDVFCGPSMVFTNIINPRSAITRNSEEFYKPTHVKRGASIGANATIVCGVTVGRYALIGAGSVVTRDVPDYALVYGNPARQHGWACYCGETLPAVDAEHTTRCIECKRVYHLENDKTLSPVVAE; this comes from the coding sequence ATGTTGAAAACAGACTTGCCTTATTTTGTACATGAGTCCAGCTACGTGGATGAACCCAGCCAGATTGGGGAAGGAACGGCTATCTGGCATTTTTCGCATATTCTTTCCCATGTCACAATTGGCAAGCGGTGCAAGATTGGCCAGAACGTGGTAATTGGCCCGAAAGTGGCACTCGGCAATAACGTCAAAATCCAGAACAATGTTTCCGTTTATGCCGGTGTAACGCTGGAGGACGATGTTTTTTGCGGGCCCAGCATGGTGTTTACCAACATTATTAACCCGCGTAGCGCCATTACTCGCAACAGCGAAGAGTTCTACAAGCCAACGCACGTCAAACGAGGGGCCTCTATTGGGGCCAATGCCACCATTGTCTGTGGCGTGACGGTGGGGCGCTATGCCCTGATTGGCGCGGGTTCCGTGGTGACAAGGGATGTCCCGGATTACGCGCTGGTATATGGGAATCCCGCCCGTCAACACGGCTGGGCCTGTTATTGCGGAGAAACCTTACCCGCCGTTGACGCAGAACATACAACCCGCTGTATTGAGTGCAAGCGTGTTTATCATTTAGAGAATGATAAGACGCTCAGCCCTGTGGTGGCGGAATAA
- a CDS encoding Gfo/Idh/MocA family protein: MKALLVGCGYWGRNWARTLNQMDALAGVCEPFLPNQDFLKQNYPEIPVYSNLEEALNHCPAPAVIIASPAVTHAEVALECLQANRHVLIEKPLALSTEDAEHVVQAAENKGLTLAVGHLLMYHPGLLRLKALMDEGALGDILSVQCTRTNLGKIRNEENSWWSLAPHDLSILSLLLNEPFHLSTAIGMPVLGRPHLPDTVSAWYQTDSGRQASIQVSWLAPEKKHETVVIGTQKIAIFDDAKPAGQKLAILDYAMEGQGGLIHHIQRGNLKFIAYGMPDELLTLEARAFLAGIRDRSVTLPNSGQNGLEVVRHLNAVQALLDQTMPTRIPV; the protein is encoded by the coding sequence ATGAAGGCGCTATTGGTAGGCTGCGGTTACTGGGGGCGCAACTGGGCCAGAACATTGAACCAGATGGACGCTTTGGCGGGCGTTTGCGAACCTTTTTTGCCCAATCAGGATTTTTTGAAACAAAATTATCCGGAGATTCCGGTATATAGCAATCTGGAAGAGGCCCTGAATCACTGTCCTGCCCCAGCGGTCATCATTGCCAGTCCGGCAGTTACCCATGCGGAAGTGGCTTTAGAGTGCCTGCAAGCCAACCGCCATGTGCTGATTGAAAAACCGTTGGCGCTTAGCACAGAAGATGCCGAACACGTGGTACAGGCGGCCGAGAACAAGGGACTCACGCTGGCGGTCGGCCATCTGCTGATGTATCACCCCGGCTTGTTACGACTCAAGGCCTTGATGGACGAAGGCGCACTGGGCGATATTCTTTCTGTTCAGTGTACCCGCACCAATTTAGGAAAAATTCGTAATGAGGAAAATAGCTGGTGGAGCTTGGCCCCCCATGACTTATCCATTTTGAGCCTGTTGCTCAATGAACCGTTTCATCTAAGCACCGCCATCGGGATGCCGGTGCTGGGCCGTCCCCATTTGCCGGACACGGTGTCCGCCTGGTATCAGACAGACAGTGGGCGGCAGGCCAGTATTCAGGTCAGTTGGCTGGCCCCGGAGAAAAAACATGAGACCGTGGTTATTGGCACCCAAAAAATAGCCATTTTTGACGATGCCAAACCCGCTGGTCAAAAACTGGCGATTCTGGATTACGCAATGGAAGGCCAAGGCGGTTTAATCCATCACATCCAACGGGGTAACCTGAAATTTATTGCATACGGAATGCCGGATGAGCTTCTGACTTTAGAGGCCAGAGCGTTTTTGGCCGGGATCCGGGATCGTTCGGTGACTTTGCCTAACAGTGGCCAGAATGGTTTGGAGGTTGTTCGGCATCTCAATGCCGTTCAAGCCCTGTTGGATCAAACAATGCCCACCCGAATACCCGTTTAA
- a CDS encoding nucleotide sugar dehydrogenase → MAIIGLGYVGLPLSVCVSKIGFRVMGLDINVDRVLQLSRGESYISDVDFRDLAPLVASGRLSASSDFDLLAKADVIIICVPTPLTKNHEPDISYIENATREIAQRLRPGQFVTLESTTFPGTTEEVMLPILETSGLIVGRDFFLAHSPERVDPGNARYTTHNTNKVVGGYTPACQSVAAAFYRKSILDIISVSSPGCAEMVKVFENTFRAVNIALVNELALLCDKMGLNIWEVVEAAATKPFGMLSFHPGPGVGGHCIPIDPYYLTWKAREYNFHTRFIELAGEINSHMPHFVWEKIIKALGKQGKPLFKAKVLILGMAYKQDLSDWRHSPGLDLLHILQGDEAKVLYNDPHVPEIQDKHGKTHVSQPLTEALLQAVDCVVIITSHSVYDWEWIVTHSPIVVDTRNACATVLSPREKIVLL, encoded by the coding sequence GTGGCCATAATTGGCCTGGGCTATGTGGGGTTACCGCTCTCGGTTTGCGTGTCCAAAATCGGTTTTCGGGTGATGGGTCTGGATATCAATGTAGACCGTGTTCTTCAACTAAGCCGCGGAGAAAGTTATATCAGCGATGTCGATTTCAGGGATCTGGCACCACTGGTGGCATCCGGTCGGTTATCCGCCTCCAGCGATTTTGACTTGCTGGCAAAGGCCGATGTCATCATCATTTGCGTGCCCACCCCCCTGACCAAAAACCACGAACCGGATATTTCTTATATTGAAAATGCCACCCGAGAAATCGCTCAAAGACTTCGCCCGGGACAATTTGTCACCCTGGAAAGCACCACTTTTCCGGGAACCACAGAAGAGGTGATGCTGCCCATCCTGGAAACCAGTGGATTGATAGTAGGTCGGGACTTTTTTCTGGCCCATTCCCCAGAGCGGGTAGACCCGGGCAATGCTCGCTACACCACCCACAATACCAACAAGGTCGTGGGGGGCTACACGCCAGCGTGTCAGTCGGTAGCCGCGGCTTTTTACAGAAAGAGCATTTTAGATATTATTTCGGTCAGCTCGCCGGGCTGCGCTGAAATGGTCAAGGTATTTGAAAATACGTTTCGGGCGGTGAATATTGCCTTGGTCAATGAATTGGCCCTCTTGTGCGATAAGATGGGCCTCAATATCTGGGAAGTGGTTGAGGCGGCGGCCACCAAACCTTTCGGAATGCTTTCCTTTCATCCGGGGCCCGGAGTGGGTGGGCACTGCATCCCCATTGATCCTTATTATCTGACCTGGAAGGCTCGGGAATATAATTTTCACACCCGCTTTATTGAGCTGGCCGGTGAGATTAATTCGCATATGCCCCATTTTGTGTGGGAAAAAATTATCAAGGCTCTGGGTAAACAGGGAAAGCCGCTTTTTAAGGCCAAAGTCCTGATTTTAGGGATGGCTTACAAACAGGATTTGAGCGACTGGCGGCATTCTCCAGGGTTAGATCTGCTCCATATTCTGCAAGGCGATGAGGCGAAAGTACTGTACAACGATCCCCATGTCCCTGAAATTCAGGATAAACACGGTAAAACGCACGTATCGCAACCGTTGACCGAAGCGTTATTGCAGGCGGTTGATTGCGTAGTCATCATTACCAGTCACAGCGTTTATGACTGGGAGTGGATTGTCACGCACAGCCCCATTGTGGTGGACACCCGCAACGCTTGCGCAACAGTGTTAAGTCCCCGTGAGAAAATAGTGCTGCTATGA
- a CDS encoding Gfo/Idh/MocA family protein: MTVKVAFIGAGSIAQSHLDAVRLAGGDVAGVCTRSEGGQRFAQANGIPHYASSPTQLIEACQPDAVFLLTQPAAYYDILKELQPFNLPVLIEKPLGNRVADAEQLRPVLPDKVFVGLNRRFYGNILPLADMIADEPPFMAQVIMPEREKDYGQYADADIRNHWDMLQGIHLVDLITHLAGGCESVLSGLQWGALPLTETPQYTLALYRTNRQHHVSFLSNFDSPGGWRVHLFLSKKEIMISPLEKTVIRSLSGFEELPVDVRDQQAKPGFLAQTECFFEGVQGTLPANWVSFDTALESMKTLEQLFQIKAPALTHF; the protein is encoded by the coding sequence ATGACCGTAAAAGTTGCCTTTATTGGGGCGGGTAGTATCGCCCAAAGCCATCTGGATGCCGTTCGACTGGCGGGTGGGGATGTGGCGGGCGTTTGCACCCGTTCAGAGGGTGGGCAGCGCTTTGCTCAAGCCAATGGGATTCCTCACTATGCGTCCTCTCCGACCCAGCTGATAGAGGCCTGCCAACCGGACGCCGTGTTCCTGCTGACCCAGCCGGCAGCCTATTATGACATCCTGAAAGAACTGCAGCCCTTTAACCTGCCGGTACTGATTGAAAAACCCTTGGGCAACCGGGTGGCGGACGCCGAGCAACTTCGCCCGGTTTTGCCGGATAAAGTGTTTGTGGGCTTAAACCGGCGCTTTTACGGCAATATTTTGCCCCTTGCGGATATGATTGCCGATGAGCCGCCTTTTATGGCTCAGGTCATTATGCCGGAGCGGGAAAAAGATTATGGGCAGTACGCCGATGCCGATATTCGTAACCACTGGGATATGTTGCAGGGCATTCATCTGGTGGATCTCATCACCCACCTGGCAGGCGGTTGTGAAAGTGTATTGTCTGGCCTGCAGTGGGGCGCTTTACCCCTGACCGAAACGCCGCAGTACACCCTGGCCTTGTATCGCACTAACCGGCAGCATCATGTGTCTTTTCTGTCCAATTTTGATTCTCCCGGCGGGTGGCGAGTTCACCTGTTCCTGAGCAAAAAAGAAATCATGATTTCCCCCCTGGAGAAAACCGTGATCCGTTCCCTCAGTGGGTTTGAGGAACTCCCGGTGGATGTGCGGGATCAGCAGGCCAAGCCGGGTTTTCTGGCCCAGACCGAATGCTTTTTTGAAGGGGTGCAAGGCACTCTGCCCGCCAACTGGGTGTCTTTTGACACGGCTTTGGAATCCATGAAAACGCTGGAGCAACTCTTTCAAATCAAGGCTCCGGCTTTAACCCATTTTTAA
- a CDS encoding capsular polysaccharide export protein, LipB/KpsS family yields the protein MPNLVEEAVKPAGLQEVSKAQQVCHVGTTIEKLPYLVKVIGAMPHQTIHVYTPSLSVSKALQKLQIAGKVIIPHLVEGVYSERWLFELSRKIAERRVAEVLALAPDVLRLRQFPAVSFEKLAIRRVSLSRLYYELSVFFALQQQVPVDEGTPLIFLSNFFDKGDVEAFAPPVTLSPFISVTPHFVGELPALTRAQKLTESFRKVASKFTVILGKEQGKALQRQLLQKLEQAESFYNALQQSPPFPTLRKLEQKIRHESRKPVKKFKKFRVRLNKLKLITLMRFNKWLITIFSGKQREHILILSPSINSRNQGYYKRLFKPLAHELLKRENDLILMLWNDDRKACKIFSQALSPKQGSVFSKSKSYFLSVTSLIELYKEREALFLADATTTTLFDDANGQTTALVKNTLGSINSMKYTTALIHFYAKNLDFHTVVGVEEDIEYISILNLLKPVLGRQYTTFIIPSCLPEYSVCYDCVSVDHLSVALPFVKRIFAEQNTNAAHLHVVGSQEWEEPEVQATRFPHKAEKLAASSQFVLGVLHQPIFVTMHGQTIYNNLTVNFLDIYERFLAQNPTACILIKPHPRDNLEQLKAYLPKNDRILVLPKETPNKLLYQRIDAAISIHSTMVSHALAHGVPVVSMYKYPDYVPLYDFIAETGGLATDSHEEALAWLARMANDPEFKTSVRQSMTALREDCLGAPSSQRIADILEAEIQTTRKASVSL from the coding sequence ATGCCAAACCTTGTGGAAGAAGCCGTAAAACCGGCAGGCTTGCAGGAGGTGTCGAAAGCCCAGCAGGTGTGCCATGTGGGAACAACCATTGAAAAGTTGCCCTATCTGGTCAAGGTCATTGGGGCCATGCCACACCAGACCATTCACGTTTACACCCCGTCGCTCAGTGTCTCCAAAGCCCTCCAGAAGTTGCAGATTGCGGGTAAAGTGATTATTCCGCACCTGGTCGAGGGCGTATACTCGGAGCGGTGGCTTTTTGAGCTGTCCCGAAAAATCGCCGAGCGGCGTGTTGCCGAGGTGCTGGCCCTGGCCCCCGATGTATTACGACTGAGGCAGTTCCCGGCGGTCAGTTTTGAGAAACTGGCCATTCGTCGGGTCAGTTTGTCCCGGCTGTATTATGAGCTGTCCGTCTTTTTTGCCCTGCAACAACAAGTGCCTGTGGATGAAGGCACTCCACTCATTTTTTTATCGAACTTTTTTGATAAAGGCGACGTGGAAGCCTTTGCCCCGCCTGTTACTCTGTCCCCCTTTATCTCCGTGACGCCTCATTTTGTGGGAGAGCTTCCGGCCCTTACCAGAGCGCAAAAACTGACAGAGTCTTTTAGAAAAGTGGCGTCCAAATTCACGGTAATATTGGGCAAGGAACAGGGAAAAGCATTGCAGCGGCAATTGTTACAAAAACTGGAACAGGCCGAATCCTTTTATAACGCCCTGCAACAATCTCCTCCTTTTCCGACGCTGAGAAAGCTGGAGCAAAAGATTAGACATGAGTCCAGAAAACCAGTGAAAAAATTTAAAAAATTTCGGGTTCGCCTCAATAAACTCAAGCTCATTACATTGATGCGGTTTAACAAGTGGCTAATTACCATTTTTAGCGGAAAACAACGAGAACACATTCTGATCCTTTCGCCTTCCATAAACAGTCGAAATCAGGGTTACTACAAGCGTCTATTCAAGCCTTTGGCCCACGAGTTGCTAAAACGAGAAAACGATTTGATCCTCATGTTGTGGAACGATGACCGAAAGGCTTGCAAGATATTTTCTCAAGCCCTCTCTCCCAAACAGGGTTCCGTTTTTTCAAAGAGTAAATCCTATTTTTTATCGGTCACCAGCTTAATTGAGCTTTACAAGGAGCGTGAAGCACTGTTTTTAGCCGATGCCACGACAACCACCCTGTTTGACGATGCGAATGGGCAAACCACCGCACTGGTGAAAAACACATTGGGCAGCATCAACAGTATGAAGTACACAACCGCTTTAATTCATTTTTACGCTAAAAATCTGGATTTTCATACCGTGGTGGGGGTGGAGGAGGATATTGAATACATTAGTATCCTCAACCTATTAAAGCCGGTGCTAGGGCGGCAGTACACCACTTTTATCATTCCCTCCTGCTTGCCGGAATATTCGGTTTGCTACGACTGCGTGAGTGTCGACCATTTATCGGTGGCCTTGCCTTTTGTCAAACGCATTTTTGCCGAACAAAATACCAACGCCGCCCATTTGCACGTGGTGGGCAGTCAGGAATGGGAAGAACCGGAAGTGCAAGCGACCCGCTTTCCCCACAAAGCGGAAAAACTGGCTGCCAGCAGTCAATTTGTGTTGGGGGTGCTGCATCAACCCATTTTTGTGACCATGCATGGGCAAACCATATACAACAACCTAACCGTCAATTTTCTGGATATTTACGAGCGTTTTCTGGCCCAGAACCCCACGGCCTGCATCCTCATCAAGCCGCACCCCCGGGACAATCTGGAGCAGTTAAAAGCCTACCTGCCCAAAAACGACCGGATTCTGGTGCTGCCCAAGGAAACCCCCAACAAATTATTGTACCAGCGCATTGACGCGGCCATTTCCATTCATTCCACCATGGTCTCGCATGCCTTGGCCCATGGGGTGCCGGTGGTGTCCATGTACAAATACCCGGATTATGTGCCCCTGTATGATTTCATCGCTGAAACGGGCGGCCTGGCCACCGATAGCCACGAAGAAGCCTTGGCATGGCTGGCCCGAATGGCCAACGACCCTGAATTCAAAACCTCGGTGCGCCAAAGCATGACCGCCTTACGTGAGGACTGTCTGGGAGCCCCATCCTCACAACGCATCGCAGATATTCTAGAGGCGGAAATTCAAACGACTCGCAAGGCTTCAGTCAGTCTTTAA